The genome window TTGCATAAACACTTTTATCCAGACTTTTAACAGCAATTACGTTTTCCTTATCAAATCCAAGGTTTTTATGTTTAATGAAATCCATTTGCTTATAAAATACCATCACACAACAAACCATAAAAATCACAATAGCAAATTGTGATAGTAAAAGTCCCTTAATAAAAGTGCCCTTTCGGCCTGATTTTGTCACGGTGCCTTTTAATATCCGGAATACGCTTATGTAAGACAGATGTAATGCGGGGAAAATTCCTGAGATTATGCCTACAAATAAAGTGATTGAGATGATAAATAATAGGATCGTTGGATTGAATAATTCTTTCAAGGGAATATTTTTAACAGTAAAGTCATTCACAAAATGCCATGTATAAACACTACATGCCAATGATAATGCCAATGAAATCAAGGCTATCATTATTGTCTCATTAATAAACAGCATGATCAAATCTTTCCTTATGGCTCCTGTTAACTTCCTGATGCCGACTTCACGGAGTCGTGTCTCTGCACTGACTGTGACCAGGTTAATAAAATTGAGGATGGCTATTATCATTATGAAACCGATTAAACCGCTAGCCAACCATATATTATAAAGACTTCCATGTTGCACATCCCAAACAACTTCCTCAGAATGAAGTCTTATTCGGTCCAGCGGCTGAGCCACACCTTCATAATGAGTATTTTCATCGCCGCTACTCCTGAAACCTGACATGAAGGATGCGTACATTTTTGAAATTTTGCCCAGTGCCTGCCTTGTGTCGGTTTTATCATGAAGCAGTACATAAGTATAAAACTCGCACCCGGAATTCTGAACCAGGTTTTCAAGAAAGGGGTCATGAAAGCCTGTTAATATGGTAAACTGTAAATGAGAGTTTTGCGGGATATCTTCAAGTATTCCACCAACAGTAAATTCTTTATCTCTGATTCTTACAGTTTTTCCCAGTGCATTATCATTGCCAAAGACTTTAATTGAAAATGTGCGGCTAAGGATTATGCTATTCGGATCCTTTAAAACATCAGGAGTACCTACAATTAATTTGAATGAAAAAACATCAAAGAAAGTAGAATCAGCATATATTATGTGATTATTTACAAGTCGGTTTTCATTATATTCGAGATCAACTGTCTCCAAGCCGTAGATTCGGAGACATTTTTCAACCTCAGGTACAGCATCAATTATTGCAGGCAATTGTCCCTGACAGATTCCGACTATATTGGATTTCTTTCCCTTTTCTGTAGATTTTGTCAGAATTCTATATATACGGCTATGCTTTGCATGAAACCTGTCAAAACTTTTTTCATTGTCTATATAAACCGTAAGATGGATAATAAGGGTAAGGCCAATAACCAAACCGGCAATATTTACACAAGTAATCAGTTTGTTCCTTGCCAGGTTCCTGAAAGCCTCACGAATATACATTGTCAAGGTGAAATAAGTGGTTTTGAAATAAAATCAAAAGATATGCCATTTTATTATTTTGAACAAAATCAGAGGGTTATGCAATTCTTATAGATCTGATTTTGTCAAAAAAATAACATGTCTGTCAAAAAACAGGACGAGGCGGCGATACCAATAACCTAATAAAAATTTATATAATACGAGTTACTTTGATACTTAAACCTTTATCTTTAGCTGTCATTATTCAGATAATTATGAAAAACTTCAATTTTTTAAAGACATTCCTTATTCTTATTGCGATTGTTGTATCCTCTGCAGCAATTGCTCAAAAGTGGTCACAGGACGGTAATGCGTATTATATTGAAGATGAAAATTCAATCATGAAGTATTCTTTGCCCCAGGATAAGCCTGATACGTTGGTTTCTGCAAGAATACTTACACCGGCAGGTAAGAAAACGATGCGCATCCAGTCCTTTTCAGTTACTCCCGACGGCAATAGGGTATTGATTTTTACCAATGCAAAAAAGGTATGGCGACTCAGAACAAAAGGCGATTATTTTATTTATGATGTGACAAGCCGAACCTTAAGCCAAATCGGAAAATCGCTTCCTCCTTCATCACTGATGTTTGCCAAGATTTCACCAAATGGCCAATACGCCGCCTATGTCAGCAACAACAATATTTATGTTGAAGATTTAAAAACATCTCAAATCAGACCTCTTACAACCGATGGAACCACTACCTTGATTAACGGCACATTCGACTGGGTGTATGAGGAAGAATTCTTTTGCCGCGATGGTTTCAGGTGGAGTCCGGATAGTAAAAAGATTGCTTACTGGCAGCTCGATGCCAGCAAGATTGGTAAATTTTTAATGATCAATAATACCGATTCCATTCATCCCCGTGTGATTCCGATTGAGTATCCCCTGGCCGGTGAAAAGCCATCTTATTGCAGGGTGGGTGTCGCGAATATCGACGATGCAAAAACCACATGGATCGATATTCCCGGGGAACCGGATAACAATTACATTGTGAGGATGGATTTTATCCCCTGGTCGCAGCAACTCCTGATTCATCAGCTTAACCGCAAACAGAATGAGGGAAAGCTTTATATCAGCGATCCGGTTACCGGAAGCAGCCGGGTTGTTTTTGAGGAATCTGATCCCGCCTTCCTGGAGTCTTATTTTGATAACTCAGGTGATGCTTACGAGGTTGATTTCATCCTTGATTTTAAGTGGAT of Bacteroidales bacterium contains these proteins:
- a CDS encoding ABC transporter permease, encoding MYIREAFRNLARNKLITCVNIAGLVIGLTLIIHLTVYIDNEKSFDRFHAKHSRIYRILTKSTEKGKKSNIVGICQGQLPAIIDAVPEVEKCLRIYGLETVDLEYNENRLVNNHIIYADSTFFDVFSFKLIVGTPDVLKDPNSIILSRTFSIKVFGNDNALGKTVRIRDKEFTVGGILEDIPQNSHLQFTILTGFHDPFLENLVQNSGCEFYTYVLLHDKTDTRQALGKISKMYASFMSGFRSSGDENTHYEGVAQPLDRIRLHSEEVVWDVQHGSLYNIWLASGLIGFIMIIAILNFINLVTVSAETRLREVGIRKLTGAIRKDLIMLFINETIMIALISLALSLACSVYTWHFVNDFTVKNIPLKELFNPTILLFIISITLFVGIISGIFPALHLSYISVFRILKGTVTKSGRKGTFIKGLLLSQFAIVIFMVCCVMVFYKQMDFIKHKNLGFDKENVIAVKSLDKSVYAKYETIRQKLLKYSGIEDVCLAQDISVSNMSGQYAGRPGENPDNFILVNHTRTTAGFVKTFRLNIIEGRDFNDTLATDRKNFIINETAAKALGFTDSPIDKPLIMNDSGRIIGVVRDFNFASLHNTIDPLIITLNDLKRGTLFVRVKSFHIQDGLDNINQTIKSVDPLYNLDYEFVDDRFNIMYTQEVKMSQLLYITTFIAIFLSFMGLVALTTFVILRRVKEIGIRKINGASVVEIIILLNHDYTRRIILAFVFACPVSYLVMQKWLANFAYKTAINWWIFISAGVFIFVASLATVSIICWKTANRNPVEALRFE